One segment of Candidatus Methylomirabilota bacterium DNA contains the following:
- the rsmB gene encoding 16S rRNA (cytosine(967)-C(5))-methyltransferase RsmB, which yields MSARASGPSPARAVAARVLERVEEGDAAFPDVLLDDALGARRLAQRDAALATELVYGTLRWQRYLDWILAPHSKRALDSLDARVRVALRLAAYQLAFLERVPAFAVVNDAVALAPRTPGVKAFVNAVLRAFARRGAREREPAPPRDPVEALALRCSFPTWLAARWVARCGREEAEALMRAMNERPPLTLRANTLRVTREALAARLAAEEGLGARLTRYAPEGLVVGPGGAPGDWAAFADGSFAVQDEASMLVARLLEPEPGETVADVCAAPGTKTTHLAQLMANRGRVLALDPQPARLTRVVEAAARLGATCVEALEGTVEARAPGFRGACDRVLVDAPCSNLGVLRRNPDAKWRRRPEDLAACAARQREILGAAAAMVKPRGRLVYATCSLEPEENDEVVKTFLAARPDFAIDPPPGFPVPLDADGALRCLPHRHGTDGFTAVRFRRA from the coding sequence GTGAGCGCGCGCGCGTCGGGACCCTCGCCCGCGCGCGCCGTCGCCGCGCGCGTGCTCGAGCGCGTCGAGGAGGGCGACGCGGCGTTTCCCGACGTGCTTCTCGACGACGCTCTCGGGGCGCGTCGCCTCGCGCAGCGGGACGCGGCGCTCGCGACCGAGCTCGTCTACGGCACGCTCCGCTGGCAGCGCTACCTCGACTGGATCCTGGCGCCCCACTCGAAGCGCGCCCTCGACTCGCTCGACGCGCGCGTGCGCGTCGCCCTCCGCCTCGCCGCCTACCAGCTCGCGTTCCTCGAGCGCGTGCCGGCCTTCGCCGTCGTGAACGACGCCGTCGCCCTCGCGCCCCGCACGCCGGGCGTGAAGGCGTTCGTCAACGCGGTCCTGCGCGCCTTCGCGCGGCGCGGAGCCCGCGAGCGCGAGCCGGCGCCGCCGCGCGACCCCGTGGAGGCGCTCGCGCTCCGCTGCTCGTTCCCGACCTGGCTGGCCGCGCGCTGGGTCGCGCGCTGCGGGCGCGAGGAGGCGGAAGCGCTGATGCGCGCGATGAACGAGCGCCCGCCGCTCACGCTCCGCGCGAACACGCTGCGTGTCACGCGCGAGGCCCTCGCCGCGCGTCTGGCGGCCGAGGAGGGGCTCGGGGCGCGGCTCACGCGGTACGCGCCCGAGGGCCTGGTGGTCGGGCCCGGCGGCGCGCCGGGGGACTGGGCGGCCTTCGCCGACGGGAGCTTCGCCGTACAGGACGAGGCCTCGATGCTCGTGGCGCGGCTCCTCGAGCCCGAGCCCGGCGAGACCGTCGCGGACGTCTGCGCCGCGCCCGGCACCAAGACCACCCACCTGGCGCAGCTCATGGCGAACCGCGGCCGCGTCCTCGCGCTCGACCCCCAGCCGGCGAGGCTCACGCGCGTCGTCGAGGCAGCGGCGCGGCTCGGCGCCACGTGCGTCGAGGCGCTCGAGGGCACGGTCGAGGCGCGCGCCCCGGGCTTCCGCGGCGCGTGCGACCGCGTTCTCGTGGACGCGCCGTGCTCGAACCTCGGCGTGCTCCGCCGGAACCCCGACGCGAAGTGGCGGCGCCGGCCCGAGGATCTGGCCGCGTGCGCCGCCCGTCAGCGGGAGATCCTCGGGGCGGCGGCCGCGATGGTGAAGCCCCGCGGCCGGCTCGTCTACGCGACCTGCTCGCTCGAGCCCGAAGAGAACGACGAGGTCGTCAAGACCTTCCTCGCGGCCCGGCCCGACTTCGCCATAGATCCGCCGCCGGGGTTCCCCGTCCCGCTCGACGCGGACGGCGCGCTCCGCTGCCTGCCCCATCGCCACGGGACCGACGGCTTCACGGCCGTCCGCTTCCGGCGGGCGTGA